A genome region from Gigantopelta aegis isolate Gae_Host chromosome 3, Gae_host_genome, whole genome shotgun sequence includes the following:
- the LOC121368908 gene encoding uncharacterized protein LOC121368908 produces MYRPMFDRQKRIPSLIMAIYLLFVLIGIISKVSLAQDLCKTCKPFPDEDRRDQLYKLGALEYPISDAYIDEETWYCSRMDLAKTAPGISQCGTLFPIWAKEELVDDNEIFNVTVCAQIPGHTCHESFVIKAKLCGMYKSYNLKQTAADAAYCLGSLAKPSRPFCTRKDDNCFTKAPSSEDSITRNLGQAREETTFDFFKVDIVVDCSSSF; encoded by the exons ATGTACCGCCCGATGTTTGACAGGCAGAAGCGAATACCGTCACTTATCATGGCGATATATTTGTTATTCGTCCTTATTGGTATCATCTCTAAAG tttcTCTTGCCCAGGATCTTTGCAAAACGTGCAAGCCATTTCCTGATGAAGACCGACGAGACCAGCTTTACAAACTTGGTGCATTAGAATACCCTATCAGTGATGCATATATTGATGAAGAAACCTGGTACTGCAGCCGGATGGATCTTGCAAAAACAGCGCCAGGAATCAGTCAATGTGGGACTTTATTCCCCATATGGGCTAAAGAAG AGCTGGTAGATGACAATGAAATCTTTAATGTGACTGTGTGTGCACAGATACCAGGACATACCTGTCATGAATCGTTTGTAATAAAAGCCAAACTTTGTGGGATGTACAAGAGTTATAATCTCAAACAAACAGCCGCAGATGCTGCGTACTGTCTTG GTTCACTGGCCAAGCCTTCGAGACCCTTTTGTACAAGAAAAGATGACAATTGTTTTACAAAGGCTCCGTCATCTGAAGATTCAATTACAAGGAATCTTGGCCAAGCTAGAGAAGAAACCACTTTTGATTTCTTCAAGGTCGATATAGTCGTGGACTGTTCATCAAGTttttga